Part of the Pseudoalteromonas aliena SW19 genome, ATGGCAGCCAACTTACCAATTAGACTACGCGTGCTTGTCCCTGCGGTAGAAAACGCTGTATCGCGTAATGCATTTCGCCCAGGCGATGTTGTTAAAACACGTAAAGGTATTATGGTCGAAATTGATAACACTGACGCAGAAGGGCGCTTAGTATTGTGTGATGCGTTAAGTGAAGCTCAAAACGACAAACCAGATCTAATTATTGATTTTGCTACCCTCACAGGTGCATGTCGTGTTGCACTGGGTACTGAGCTTCCGGGCTTTTTCTCAACAGAGCGCGATGTAGCAAACGGTATTATTGATGCTGGTTTAAGTGTATATGATCCTGTTTGGCAACTTCCGTTGTTTGAGCAATACAAAAGCTTTTTGAAAAGTGATGTAGCCGATATGGCTAACTGCGCAAGCACACCGTTTGGTGGTGCAATTACTGCTGCACTTTACTTAAAAGAATTTGTTGAACCAACAACACCGTGGGTACACTTTGATGTAATGGCATGGAACTTACGTGCATTACCAGGTCGTCCAACGGGTGGTGAAGCATTAGGTATTCGGGCTGTATTTACTTACCTACAAAATCGTTTTAATAAGTAAGTTTTTAATTCAATAGTAAGTGCATAACTTGAGCTTATGAGTATTAAACCTCATACAGCTCAAGTGGTAAATTGTCTGGATCGGCAAAAAAGGTAAACTTTTTGCCGGTTATTTCATCCACTCTAATATCCTCAACGTTTACATCGCACGACTCTAAATACGTTTTTGCAATCTGTACATCCGCTACCTTAAAAGCTAAATGTCTTAAGCCTTGTGCTTCGGGATAGCTTGGTCTCGTAGGTGCGCCATCAAACGAAAATAACTCTATTTGACTGCCATCAGGCATGGCTAAATCTAATTTATATGAACGACCACAAGTGTATAAAACAGGTGGTTATTAAAAGCAAAAACGCACTTAATTAAGTGCGTTTTATATGTGCCTTACTACATGTTTTGTTAGCTTGGCTCTGCGTCTTTACACGCTTTAACGGCTGGCGCTACAAGTTCTAAACCTGTTTTATTACACGGTGGTAATACTGCATCGCTTACATTAATAGGCGTTACACGATCGCCCCATTTTATGTAACTTGCAGCCCACGTAAGACCTGCTCCAAACGCAGCAGACATTATATTAGAATGCGGCTTAATTAACCCTTGTTCAACCGCTTCACATAGTGCAATGGCAATTGTTGCAGCTGAGGTATTGCCATACTCACCAATGTTTACCATCACTTTTTCATCAGGTACTTTTAAACGGTGCTGAATAGCTTGAATAATGCGTAAGTTTGCTTGGTGAGGAACTAATACGTTTATATCATCTAAGCTTAAATTTGCTTGCTGAAGTACATCATCACACGCTTCACTCATGCCTTTTACAGCGCGTTTAAAAATTTCACGCCCTTCAAATAACAAATCTGATGGGCCAATTGGTTCATATTTATTTAAATTGCTACCAAAATTTGTGATGTGTAGAATATCGCGATCTTCACTATCGCACCCTGTTTTAGTTGCAAGCAAACCGGCTGGTGTATCTGCTGCTTCAAGTACGACTGCACCTGCGCCATCACCAAACAAAACAGCGCTATCACGGCGCGCCCAGTTCACATACCAAGTCATGCGCTCAGCGGCAATGACCACCGCTTTTTTGATCATACCCGCTTGAATTTGTGCTGTAGCGGCTTGTATCGCATATAAAAAGCCAGAACATGCCGCGTTAGTATCCATAGCAGCTGCGCCTATAGCACCAATATTTTTTTGTACTTGTGAGGCGGTATTTGCCACAACCGTGGAAGGTGTACAAGTTGCTAATATTACTAAATCAATATCTTTTGGATCAACGCCTGCACATGCAATTGCATGTTTTGCTGCAATGGTCGCTAAATCGGCAGTACTTACATGACTCACGCGACGTGATTTAATGCCTGTACGCGTGGTTATCCACTCATCGGTGGTATCAACTATTTCACTAATTTCGTCGTTGCTAATGCTTGCTGGTGGAATGCATTTACCCCAACCAGTGATGTGTGCGTAAGACATGGTATGCTCTCTTAAAAGTGGTCTGACGTGTGTTACTAATAGGGATGTTATATCAAAAATTGCCTTTCAAGACTAGTTTATAAGGTGTTTTCCCCCGTAATAAATTGTAATGAAAGGCAATCTATAAATAAGTTGATTTAAAAAAGAGCAAATGCGAATTACAATGTTAGTGTTTAGGTTGTTATTTGTTGCTTAGCTGTTGACAGGCAGGCAGTATCAGCGATTATGATACTTAACTAATAATAGTAATCGTATGCTCAAATACTGTGCAATACGTTGGTATAGCTGCGTGTTGACCTTTCGTGATTGTAAATGCCAAACATGCGCTGCCCTTTGGGTTCTTTCTAGGGACGATTAACTCTTTGTTGCTCGGTTTTTACTTATTCTTACAGGGATGTAAGCCATTAGAGTAACGCAGGAGCAGTTACCGAGCCCACTCGGTTACAAACCTCGCGCCGCGATTAAATCGTCCCTAGATTGAACAAATTTCAATCCACAAAGATCAACACGCCTAGGTAAGTTTATAAATTATAGGGAAGCATATGAGTAACAAAATAAAAGTGTCGTTATTTAACCATTTGATTGATGCTGAGCGCCAGTTACTCGACCCAGAAATTCGCCAATCTGAGCGTGCGCTAGATGCTTTACTTGATGATGAATTTATCGAAATTGCTGCCAACGGCACTACATTTAATAAATACCAAGTGCTTACCCGTTTACCTACCGAAGTGGTGCCACAGTTTTACAATCAACATTTTAAAGGTCGAATGCTAAGCGATGATGTTGCGCAGCTAAGTTACCAAGCCGCTTATAGGCGCACTGCTCGCAGTGAATTTAATTATTCATTGCGTATGTCGCTTTGGCGTAAACAAGGTGAGCAATGGCAAATGGTGTTTCATCAAGGCACCCCTTGTGCGCCGTTTACAATTTCTATGGATGATGATTAAAAATCATATAACCGTTAAAATAACCTTATTAAACATTTGATTGGGCAATTACCTTTTGTTAATGCGAACCGACCCTTCTATTAGTCGACTATTAATGCTGCGAAGCGGCGCAATTGCTGTGCAGTTAATCGCAGTGTTAAGCGTTTATTTTTTACTTGAGCACCAAATTGCGTTACTGCCTTTACTCACTGTTATTGCGTTAGAGGCTGTTTTTCAGCTAATTAGCCTATTTGCTTATCGTAATGTAAGCCAAGCTAAACCGTTTGGTATGTTAATGCAGCTCACTGCTGATGTGTTGTTTTTAACTGTTTTGCTTTCGCTAAGTGGCGGTGCAACCAATGCGTTTGTTTCGTTGTTGTTGCTTCCCATAATGATTGCTGCTGTTACATTACGTGAAAAGGGATTGGTGTATATCGCCGTGTTAGCGATTGCAGCTTACAGCTTTTTATTGATAAAAATGCCCGATCACAGTATGCATCAAATGAATATGAGCGGGCACTTTATTGGTATGTGGGTCAATTTTGTTTTAAGTGCCAGTGTAATCGCACTTGTGATTGGCGCAATGAGCCGAGCACTTAAAGAGCGAGAGCGAATTATTGCAAACGTGCGAGAAAAACAATTACGTAATGAGCAGCTTGTTACCCTTGATGGAGCTGCTGCACAAATAACCCATCAACTTGCGACCCCCATCGCAAACTTGCAGTTATTGTTTGAAGAGCTACTAGAACAACAACCAAACAATCCTATTGTTAAGCATATGCAAGCGCCGCTGATTCAGTGTAGTAACCAACTTAATGATTTTAGGAAGCTTTCGGAGCAGTTACGGCTTAAAAATTCACAAGAACACGTAACTGTAAAGCACCTGCAAACACAGATCACGGATACTCTTTTACTGCAATACCCTGATCAGCACATTCAGTGGATCACACCGCCTATCGCTGCAACACTAATGAGCGATGTTATGTTATTGCCTGCAATTTTAAATTTATTACAAAATGCGACCCTCGCAAACCAAAAACAAGGTCAAACTCAATTAGAGCTAAGTTGGCAGCAAGACAACCTGCATAGTAAATGTGTTTATTTGTTAATTCGTGATTTTGGCAGTGGTTTTTCTGCACCACAATTAGCAGAGCTGGGCGGGCAACTTATGCCAAGTGTTCAGGGAATGGGGCTTGCTGTGCTTTTATCAAATGTAACATTTGAGCGTTTAAATGGCTCGCTTACCTTGTTTAATCATACAGATGGCGGCGCTGTCGCCAAAGTAAAACTTGCTATTGTAAACACCGAGAAAACAGCCTCATGAAGTTACTTATTGTTGAAGACGATATAAATTTAGCCAACACACTAGCAAGGCGCTTAACTAAGCAGGGCTTTACTTGCGAAGTAGCACATAATCAAAGTGATGCGTTACTCACTGCACGCAAATTGTTACCGGACTTTGTTTTATTAGACATGAAACTAGGCGACGATAACGGACTTGCACTCCTAAAGCCGCTGCGTAATTTGCTTGCCCAAGCTCATATTGTTCTACTCACTGGGTTTGCAAGTATTGCGACCGCAGTAGAGGCAATGCGTTTAGGTGCTAACGATTACCTTACTAAACCAGTTGATATGACGACCCTATTAAAAGCGCTTAACACAAAGCCTGTCACGTCTGCGCCTAGCGCTATTGATGATGCTGTTATGTCGCCAGAGCGCTTAGAGTGGGAACACATTCAGCAAGTATTACACAGTAATAATGGCAATGTGTCGGTTACCGCAAGGCAACTTAATATGCATAGACGTACTTTGCAGCGCAAGCTACAAAAAAAGCCGGTGCAGCAGTAAAGTACTTAATTTAAGGAAGGTGTTATGAGCGATGATGCAGCGACATTAATGCAAAATCAAAAAATTATTTTATTTGATGCGCAATGTAAGCTTTGCAGTGCGTGGTGTAATTTTATTATTGCGAGCGATACGAAGATTATTTTTAAGCTATGCAGCGTGCAGTCCCCTAAAGGTGAGTTGTTGTTAATGCACTTTGGTTTTTCGACGAATGAATACGCCTCAATGGTGTTTATTGAAAATGGTAAAGCGTATACGCAAAGTCATGCTTTTTTTGAAGTAGTTAAGCAACTTGGTTATCCGTACAAGCTCGCAAATATATTTAGTGTTTTACCAAATAGGTTTAATAATTGGTTATACGATAGGGTTGCTTTAAATAGGTATTCGTTATTTGGTAAATATCAGTATTGTAGAATTCCCGCACCAAACGACGCTGCGCATTATTTGTAACTTGGTTGTTATTGGCGTTGCCGCTAAGAATAGAATAACGTTGATATTTATCTTAACTTTTGTCAGATAAATTACAGCGAATCTCTAGTTTATTTCACAGCTTATCTCATTTTCTAATACAAGAACCGTCGTTGCTAGATGTGGTTGGACAGATATTTGCCATCGAGTGTAATAAAGCGTAATAGAACTTTGTAGTCTTTATGGGTAACTTTAGCTTAATCTAGCTAAGGAAAAGACGACTATGAAAAACGAACTTGATATAGCAATTGTTGGTGGCGGTGTGTCTGGTGTTTACAGCGCGTGGAGGCTACAACAGCATGAAGGCAAAGAAAAGCGTATTGCGCTATTTGAATACAGTGACCGCATAGGCGGGCGTTTATATAGTAAAAAGTTACCAGGGTTACCAAATGTAGTTGCCGAGTTGGGGGGAATGCGCTTTATTCCTTCAGATCACGTTATGGTTAATGCATTAGTTAATGATTTGAACCTGAAAACGCAAAACTTCCCAATGGGTTCTTCCTTACCCATGTACCCTGATTCAAAAGATCCCGCTGTGAAAGATATAAAAGCGGGCAGTGAAAATAATCTCTTTTATTTGCGCGGTCAGTATTTTCGTTACCGAGATTTTGCGCAGTGCCCTGACAAAATACCTTATAAGTTAAACGCATCTGAACGCGGCTATGGACCCGAGGATTTACAAGTTAAGGTGATGAACTTAATTTGTCCTGGTTTTGCTGACATGAGCTTGTGCGAGCAAATGAAAGTTAAAGTATTTGGCAAAGAGATCTGGAAGTATGGTTTTTGGAATTTACTTGAGCGAGTACTAAGTAACGAAGCCTATTTATTCATGAAAGAGGCTGGCGGGTACGATGCTAATGTTGCTAATGCAAGTGCGGTTACTCAGCTGCCAGCAACAGAATACAGTGATGACACTGAGTTTCTCACTCTCACAGATGGATTTCAGGCACTGCCATTAACGCTGTGCGCGCAGTTTAAAGCGTTAAAAAGTTGTTTAGCCGAAGACGAAAAAGTACAAATGAATAAACGGCTAGTAAAAATTAACTACCTGAATGATCCTGATTATCGATATGAATTAATATTTCAATCAACGTGTACAGATCAATTCGGCAAAACAATTGATGACGTAACCGTCACTGAGCAGGAAATTGTAAAAGCGAAACAACTAATTTTGGCAATGCCACGACGTTCATTAGAACTTATCGAGTCGGAGTTTTTTGCTGATCCGTGGTTAAAAGAAAATATCCCTTCAGTACTTATACAAAAAGCGCTAAAAATGTTTATGGCTTACGAGCAGCCTTGGTGGCGAAGCTTAGGCCTAGTTGCAGGTCGTTCAGTGACCGATTTACCAATTAGGCAAACATATTATATGGGAACAGAGTGCGACCAAGCAGGCGGTTTACCAAATACAAACTCGTTATTGATGGCATCATATAATGACATAGGCTCTATCCCCTATTGGAAAGGCTTAGAATCGGGTGAGTTATATTCTGGTTATACACCCAGCTATGGATGTGAAGGCTATACCCCACAAGAAATAGTCCCTAAAAGCCAATGCCAAATAACCACAGGTATGGTGGAAGCCGCACATAGACAAATTGAAGCGCTTCATGAGCAAAAAGAATTGGCGATGCCGTATTCTGCCATTTACCAAGATTGGGGAGACGCCCCATATGGCGGAGGATGGCATGAATGGAAAGCAAATTACCGTTTAGATGAAATTATGTGTCGTATGCGCCACCCTGTTGAGAAAGAAAAGATTTATATTATTGGTGAGGCGTACTCATACGAGCAAGGTTGGGTTGAAGGTGCTTTAAATACTGCAGAATCAACACTCGAGGAATTTTTTGATTTACCCACACCATGCTGGCTAAAGCAACAACATAACTATTTACCCGTTGATTGTAATAAAGCCTGTAACGATAAAATTGAAAAAAAACAGCCTAATGCATGCAGTAAAACGCTAGACGAAGTAACAAAATTTGCGTACGAAGGAATTAACCATGAGTACCAATAATTTTACGGTTGCTGACTATTTATTAACGCGCTTAAAAGAGCAAGGCCTAGAAAAAATATTTCAAGTACCGGGTGACTATGTACAGGAGTTTATGAGCGCACTTGATAAGTTTGATGGTATTGATGCGATTGGCGACATAACGGAGTTAGGTGCAGGTTATGCGGCCGAAGGTTATGCTCGTTACAAAGGGATTGGCGCAGTGTCTGTACAATATGGAGTCGGTACATTAAGTGTTATAAACGCAATTGCAGGGGCCTATGTTGAAAGAAATCCTGTGGTGGTGATAACGGCCAGCCCATCAATTGATGATCGAAAAATTATCGCAGATACCGGCGCATTATTTCATCATTCAACGGGTAACTATAAATCAAACCAAACTATATTTGAAAGTGTCACCGTGGCAAGCGAAATACTGTCAGATTCTGAAACGGCTCCTCAAATTATCGATGCAGCGTTGGCGTGTGCAATAAAAGAAAAAAGGCCAATTTACTTAGAAGCTTGGCAGAATGTGTGGGGAGCAGAATGTTCGACTCCAGCGTACCCGCTTGTTATTACCGATACGTCCGTTGATTTAAATATGCAAAATGCATTACTACACGCGGCTATACACAAGCTAGAAACTGCACAACAGCCAGTAATTATGCTTGGCATAGAAATAGCGAGATTAGGTTTACAAGATAAAGTAGAGAAGCTTTTAACTTCGCTTAATATTGCGTATACCACTACCACGTTAGCTAAGTCGGTGATCAGCGAGCGAAGTGGAGTCGGTCACGATTTATTTGTAGGCACCTATGCAGGTGAAGCCTCATTACCTGAAACGTTCGATTATGTGTCGCAGTGCGATGCAATTTTAGCGCTTGGCGCTATTTTTACTGATGATTACCTCACTATGCTAACTAAGCAAGGTTCTGATCTAATAAGAGTTAATATGGATGGTGCGCTTGTTGGCAATAGTGATCACTTCATCCATACCAGCTTAACTGTATTTATTAGCGAATTGACGGCATATTTTGAGCGATCAACTTCGTCTTTGAACTCAGTCTCTTTTAAGTTAAATACACCATTAAACACTGAGCTTGCTGATTTTCACAGTCAAATAAGCTACGAAAGCTTCTTTACTCTTTATCAACAAGAGTTAAACGGATCTCGTAGCTTAAAAGGTTACAACCTTATTTTAGGTGAAAGTTCATCACTTTATATGGCTGCAAGATTGATTGGCATAGAAAAAAGCCACTTTGTTAGTGATGCCGCGTGGGGATCATTGGGCCATGAAACCGGATGCTCTTTGGGTGTGTCACTTGCTAATGATAATCGCAGTATAGTTATTGCAGGTGATGGTGGTTTTATGATGATGTGTCAGACACTCTCAACACTGAGTCGTAATCACTGTAATACCGCTGTATTTGTAATGAGTAACGAGGTGTATGCCATTGAGCAATCATTTGTAGATATTTGCGCATTTACACCTGAGGGGAAATTTGCTCCTTTTGATGAATTACCTTCTTGGAACTACGAAGCATTAGCTCAAGCTTACGGTGTTAAATATTTAAATGTCAATTCGGTGGCGGATCTGCAAAATGCACTTAATATCTTATATGAAGATACGTCAACGCCTTACCTCATTAAAGTTGATATTGCACGTGATGATTTAGCGCCAGCAATCCAAACACTTGCAGAATCAGTAACAGGTCAAAAACGTGACGAGTGTATATGTCACAAGGATAATAAAGGGAATATACGATGAATAACCCAAATACAGTTCATGAAGTTTCGCAGCTGCCGCACGAGCAACTTAAAAGCGCACAGAGCTTGATGTTAAACTATTGGAACAATACGCTTAAATTTGTTCAAGCACTTAAATCTTCGGGTTTTAAGGATGATCAGCTGCTAACTCAAGCATCCCCCTCGGTGTCTGAAACTCCAGGTTTAACAGGGTATCAAGCGCAAACCCTTATATTTAATACTCGTTTGCGATTCAATCCTGCAGTTATCGTAATGTGTGAATCAACAGAAAATGTAGCACAGGCTTATAAGCAAGCAATTAGCTTAAACTTACCGATCCGCGTTCGTTCTGGTGGGCACGATCACGAAGGGGAGTGTACGGGCACCGATGTGATTTTATTAGATTTGAGCCGATTAAAAGAGTTTAACGTTAAGAAAGTGAACGGTGACTATATTGCAAATATAGGCTCCGGTTATCGCTTTTTTCAGGTGGTACCAAAGCTTGCTGACAATAACCCGCCATTGACAATACCGCATGGTACATGCGCAACAGTCGGTTTGGCGGGTTTCATTCAAGGCGGAGGCTGGGGGCCATGGACTCGCAGTAAAGGAATGTGTTGTGAATCGCTGGTGGGGGCTACGGTTGTATTAGGCAACGGTGAAGTTATCGAAGTAAATGCTGAGGAGGATATTGTTGATGCAAACGACCCATCCCATAAAAAACTATTATGGGCACTACGTGGTGGCGGGGCATTAAGCTACGGTATTGTTACCCACTTTAAAGTAAAAGCATTTGAGATCCCAGACGAGATCCATCGCTTTGTAATAAACTGGAATACTAATGACGAACATGCTTTGTCTACGCTTGAGCTTTTATCGCAATGGGAAGATGTTATAAATAATGCAAGTACCGACAAGCTGGTAGGCACTAATTTAAAAATTAATGCTATTGCGGCTAACAGTCAAAACAAGCCTTTGTGCCACCCAAGTACCATGTACGGCTATTGGCAGGGAAGTTGGCAAGCGTTAGAACAATTTGTCTCAAACCACTTTCCAAATAGTACGCCAATACATCAAGGTACAGATACTAAAGCGAACTATAATAGTGCATTAATGGGAAATTGGTCACGAAACTCCCTTTTCGATGTATTAAAAAAGCAAAAGCGTTTAGGTAGTTTAGCTAATGCCGATGGCACGCCATTTACGCCTGATTTTGATGCACCAGCACCCCATAAATTAACCTCTAAGGTTGTAAAAGGTAGCGGTTTAACAAAAAACGGAAAAGAGCAGTTAATTCAAAGTTTAACGTCAGATCTTATTAATGCTAAGAGTAGTCATTTAGGTTTATTCAGCTACGTTACACTTGGTGCAATTGCAGGTCCTTTTTATAATGAAATAAGCGAAAAAGAAGCAAACGCCCGCGTTTCATTTCCTTATTCAAAATCGCAGTACACTATTCAGTACCAAACATGGTGGAATGAGTCTGTTGAGTTAAAAGAACAAGGTCAAAATAATGAAGTCTACAATTACATTAATAGAGCAATGGATTGGATTGAGGTAAGCCGAGAGACCCAAATTGAAGGGACTGAAGGCGCATTTATTAGCTTTAAAGACAGTGCAATTCCTACAAAAGACTATTTTCTTGGCAGTTATGAGGATCTTATGAAGGTAAAAGAAAGGTATTCGCGTGACCCTGCTAACCACCTGAGGTCACGTAAAACGATTATTTAATTTGATTGTATTAAGCTTTTTTAAGCCATAAAAATTTAAGTTAGCTAAAATGTCATTTTTATTTTATTAAAAAGTAAAAATGGCATTTTTAATCGGATATAAGATTCTAGTTAAAATCTATAAATCTTTGCAAGGCGTTTGGTAACTATAGCTATGGTATAAGTAGATGCTAGGTGTATGGGGTTGTGTTAAAATCGCCGCGATTAATTTTAGCTAACGGTAGAAAAGGCTTTTTTCATGGCAAATACAGCACACGCACTTCACATTTTGGTTAAGCACAAAGAGATTGCAGAAGATATTATTAAGCAGTTGGGCAAAGGTGCAAAGTTTCAAACCTTAGCTAAAAAGTATTCGTCATGCCCATCGGGTAAAAAAGGCGGGGATTTAGGCGAATTTGGACGCGGCCAAATGGTTCCACAATTTGATAAAATTGCGTTTAAAGGCGCAATTTTAGAGCCGCACCTAGTTAAAACAAAATTTGGCTGGCATGTAATTAAAGTACTTTATCGTACTTAATTTACTTAAGCAGTTTGGCGCATTGACTCCATCTTGGGAGCGTCAATTTCATCACCCATTCTAAATTTTATACTTTGACGAACTAAGAATTAGGATGGGTATCATCTTAATTCAATAGAAACAAATGAAAGCGAGTTAACCTAAAGGCTCTTTAGTTGCTTTTTTTCTTGGAGCCTTTAATTTTATCCCCAAACATTAACGTAGCAATTACAGCAATTACAGATTGATATTTAACTACAAATATTTTTATTTCGCTATAGACCGACAAAAGAGTTTCCTCTAACTTAGATGGTGTTTGTATGATTTCCCAGACATGGAATACAGTCATGAAAACAATAAGCACTGTTACAATAGTTATTAAAGCAATGGCCCAATCCACCAAAAAAATCCCTATTTTGGTTCTGTTTTCGGATTGCGTTACTTTTTCTTTTTCATGAGCGTCGTCAACTGAGTTTTTTTTATTCTCTCTTTGAGCAATATCCTCAATTGGGGTACTATTTAAGCTGTTTAATAGATCATCTGAAGGCATGCTATTCCTTTCCTAACAAATTCTTTATATAAGCAATATAGTATTTTTTAACCTCTTCATTGTCGATGTTACTAAATGACTTTGAATGATCGTAAGCTTTATCCCAAGGAGTATCTGATTCATGAGTCAAATCTCGTAATGACCATGCTGAAAATGATTTATAAATATCCCA contains:
- a CDS encoding ketoacyl-ACP synthase III, with protein sequence MSYAHITGWGKCIPPASISNDEISEIVDTTDEWITTRTGIKSRRVSHVSTADLATIAAKHAIACAGVDPKDIDLVILATCTPSTVVANTASQVQKNIGAIGAAAMDTNAACSGFLYAIQAATAQIQAGMIKKAVVIAAERMTWYVNWARRDSAVLFGDGAGAVVLEAADTPAGLLATKTGCDSEDRDILHITNFGSNLNKYEPIGPSDLLFEGREIFKRAVKGMSEACDDVLQQANLSLDDINVLVPHQANLRIIQAIQHRLKVPDEKVMVNIGEYGNTSAATIAIALCEAVEQGLIKPHSNIMSAAFGAGLTWAASYIKWGDRVTPINVSDAVLPPCNKTGLELVAPAVKACKDAEPS
- a CDS encoding nuclear transport factor 2 family protein, which translates into the protein MSNKIKVSLFNHLIDAERQLLDPEIRQSERALDALLDDEFIEIAANGTTFNKYQVLTRLPTEVVPQFYNQHFKGRMLSDDVAQLSYQAAYRRTARSEFNYSLRMSLWRKQGEQWQMVFHQGTPCAPFTISMDDD
- a CDS encoding HAMP domain-containing histidine kinase, encoding MRTDPSISRLLMLRSGAIAVQLIAVLSVYFLLEHQIALLPLLTVIALEAVFQLISLFAYRNVSQAKPFGMLMQLTADVLFLTVLLSLSGGATNAFVSLLLLPIMIAAVTLREKGLVYIAVLAIAAYSFLLIKMPDHSMHQMNMSGHFIGMWVNFVLSASVIALVIGAMSRALKERERIIANVREKQLRNEQLVTLDGAAAQITHQLATPIANLQLLFEELLEQQPNNPIVKHMQAPLIQCSNQLNDFRKLSEQLRLKNSQEHVTVKHLQTQITDTLLLQYPDQHIQWITPPIAATLMSDVMLLPAILNLLQNATLANQKQGQTQLELSWQQDNLHSKCVYLLIRDFGSGFSAPQLAELGGQLMPSVQGMGLAVLLSNVTFERLNGSLTLFNHTDGGAVAKVKLAIVNTEKTAS
- a CDS encoding response regulator transcription factor, encoding MKLLIVEDDINLANTLARRLTKQGFTCEVAHNQSDALLTARKLLPDFVLLDMKLGDDNGLALLKPLRNLLAQAHIVLLTGFASIATAVEAMRLGANDYLTKPVDMTTLLKALNTKPVTSAPSAIDDAVMSPERLEWEHIQQVLHSNNGNVSVTARQLNMHRRTLQRKLQKKPVQQ
- a CDS encoding thiol-disulfide oxidoreductase DCC family protein — encoded protein: MSDDAATLMQNQKIILFDAQCKLCSAWCNFIIASDTKIIFKLCSVQSPKGELLLMHFGFSTNEYASMVFIENGKAYTQSHAFFEVVKQLGYPYKLANIFSVLPNRFNNWLYDRVALNRYSLFGKYQYCRIPAPNDAAHYL
- a CDS encoding flavin monoamine oxidase family protein, which translates into the protein MKNELDIAIVGGGVSGVYSAWRLQQHEGKEKRIALFEYSDRIGGRLYSKKLPGLPNVVAELGGMRFIPSDHVMVNALVNDLNLKTQNFPMGSSLPMYPDSKDPAVKDIKAGSENNLFYLRGQYFRYRDFAQCPDKIPYKLNASERGYGPEDLQVKVMNLICPGFADMSLCEQMKVKVFGKEIWKYGFWNLLERVLSNEAYLFMKEAGGYDANVANASAVTQLPATEYSDDTEFLTLTDGFQALPLTLCAQFKALKSCLAEDEKVQMNKRLVKINYLNDPDYRYELIFQSTCTDQFGKTIDDVTVTEQEIVKAKQLILAMPRRSLELIESEFFADPWLKENIPSVLIQKALKMFMAYEQPWWRSLGLVAGRSVTDLPIRQTYYMGTECDQAGGLPNTNSLLMASYNDIGSIPYWKGLESGELYSGYTPSYGCEGYTPQEIVPKSQCQITTGMVEAAHRQIEALHEQKELAMPYSAIYQDWGDAPYGGGWHEWKANYRLDEIMCRMRHPVEKEKIYIIGEAYSYEQGWVEGALNTAESTLEEFFDLPTPCWLKQQHNYLPVDCNKACNDKIEKKQPNACSKTLDEVTKFAYEGINHEYQ
- a CDS encoding thiamine pyrophosphate-binding protein; the protein is MSTNNFTVADYLLTRLKEQGLEKIFQVPGDYVQEFMSALDKFDGIDAIGDITELGAGYAAEGYARYKGIGAVSVQYGVGTLSVINAIAGAYVERNPVVVITASPSIDDRKIIADTGALFHHSTGNYKSNQTIFESVTVASEILSDSETAPQIIDAALACAIKEKRPIYLEAWQNVWGAECSTPAYPLVITDTSVDLNMQNALLHAAIHKLETAQQPVIMLGIEIARLGLQDKVEKLLTSLNIAYTTTTLAKSVISERSGVGHDLFVGTYAGEASLPETFDYVSQCDAILALGAIFTDDYLTMLTKQGSDLIRVNMDGALVGNSDHFIHTSLTVFISELTAYFERSTSSLNSVSFKLNTPLNTELADFHSQISYESFFTLYQQELNGSRSLKGYNLILGESSSLYMAARLIGIEKSHFVSDAAWGSLGHETGCSLGVSLANDNRSIVIAGDGGFMMMCQTLSTLSRNHCNTAVFVMSNEVYAIEQSFVDICAFTPEGKFAPFDELPSWNYEALAQAYGVKYLNVNSVADLQNALNILYEDTSTPYLIKVDIARDDLAPAIQTLAESVTGQKRDECICHKDNKGNIR
- a CDS encoding FAD-binding oxidoreductase, whose amino-acid sequence is MNNPNTVHEVSQLPHEQLKSAQSLMLNYWNNTLKFVQALKSSGFKDDQLLTQASPSVSETPGLTGYQAQTLIFNTRLRFNPAVIVMCESTENVAQAYKQAISLNLPIRVRSGGHDHEGECTGTDVILLDLSRLKEFNVKKVNGDYIANIGSGYRFFQVVPKLADNNPPLTIPHGTCATVGLAGFIQGGGWGPWTRSKGMCCESLVGATVVLGNGEVIEVNAEEDIVDANDPSHKKLLWALRGGGALSYGIVTHFKVKAFEIPDEIHRFVINWNTNDEHALSTLELLSQWEDVINNASTDKLVGTNLKINAIAANSQNKPLCHPSTMYGYWQGSWQALEQFVSNHFPNSTPIHQGTDTKANYNSALMGNWSRNSLFDVLKKQKRLGSLANADGTPFTPDFDAPAPHKLTSKVVKGSGLTKNGKEQLIQSLTSDLINAKSSHLGLFSYVTLGAIAGPFYNEISEKEANARVSFPYSKSQYTIQYQTWWNESVELKEQGQNNEVYNYINRAMDWIEVSRETQIEGTEGAFISFKDSAIPTKDYFLGSYEDLMKVKERYSRDPANHLRSRKTII
- a CDS encoding peptidylprolyl isomerase, whose translation is MANTAHALHILVKHKEIAEDIIKQLGKGAKFQTLAKKYSSCPSGKKGGDLGEFGRGQMVPQFDKIAFKGAILEPHLVKTKFGWHVIKVLYRT